The Nocardiopsis dassonvillei subsp. dassonvillei DSM 43111 genome contains a region encoding:
- a CDS encoding DUF3105 domain-containing protein, with product MGPQGPHGGPPGPQSPYGPPGPYPHQPQPGRKGGTGLIIGAVALVVVLMLGGGIAAVWLFSGGGGGTSAEGVGEVRYYEGLSSEHVDEGETVDYGMFPPAGGPHYPIWQNCGVYDQPLRSEYVVHAQEHGAVWIAYDPGLSQAQVQTLAGYYSPGDYLVVSPVEGLPAPVVASAWGSQILLEDPEDPRLAEYLVEFVQGENTPEPGAPCSDGHSGTEAGPAGETGTAAARHPGPRT from the coding sequence ATGGGGCCGCAGGGCCCCCACGGCGGTCCGCCCGGCCCCCAGAGTCCCTACGGTCCGCCCGGTCCGTACCCGCACCAGCCCCAGCCGGGCAGGAAGGGCGGGACCGGCCTGATCATCGGGGCCGTGGCCCTGGTCGTCGTCCTCATGCTGGGCGGCGGGATCGCCGCGGTGTGGCTGTTCTCCGGCGGTGGCGGCGGAACCTCCGCGGAGGGCGTCGGCGAGGTGCGGTACTACGAGGGCCTGTCCAGCGAACACGTGGACGAGGGCGAGACCGTCGACTACGGGATGTTCCCGCCCGCGGGCGGGCCGCACTACCCGATCTGGCAGAACTGCGGCGTCTACGACCAGCCCCTGCGCTCGGAGTACGTCGTGCACGCCCAGGAGCACGGCGCCGTGTGGATCGCCTACGACCCCGGGCTCTCCCAGGCGCAGGTCCAGACCCTGGCCGGGTACTACTCGCCCGGCGACTACCTGGTGGTCAGCCCCGTGGAGGGCCTGCCCGCCCCGGTGGTGGCGTCGGCCTGGGGCTCCCAGATCCTGCTGGAGGACCCCGAGGACCCGCGCCTGGCGGAGTACCTCGTGGAGTTCGTCCAGGGCGAGAACACCCCCGAGCCGGGCGCGCCGTGCAGCGACGGCCACTCCGGCACCGAGGCCGGCCCCGCGGGGGAGACCGGGACCGCCGCGGCGCGGCACCCCGGCCCGCGGACCTGA
- a CDS encoding histidine phosphatase family protein → MRYRGPAELTVVRHGQSAFNAALAAAARGGGRLDAADLPARNADVDLTPLGVRQARAVGSGWLASLPGDRRPGVVFSSTYLRARRTAALALEAAGLVLPVHLDERLRDYDGGPFTFMTPAMVEEYDPEEAPRRLADRMHHRPERGESLADVLLRLRSFLRDLCAEYPGERVLLFAHEPVVVLLRGILEDLEEDEVWRTSRREPAAAASVSRWTADAGGDLRPDGYGAVGHLSGVSAGE, encoded by the coding sequence ATGCGCTACCGCGGACCGGCGGAACTGACGGTCGTCCGCCACGGGCAGAGCGCGTTCAACGCCGCCCTGGCCGCCGCCGCGCGCGGCGGCGGGCGCCTGGACGCGGCGGACCTGCCCGCGCGCAACGCCGACGTGGACCTCACCCCGCTGGGCGTGCGCCAGGCCCGCGCCGTGGGCTCGGGCTGGCTGGCGTCCCTGCCCGGCGACCGGCGGCCCGGCGTCGTGTTCTCCTCCACCTACCTGCGCGCCCGCCGCACCGCCGCACTGGCGCTGGAGGCGGCCGGGCTGGTCCTGCCCGTGCACCTGGACGAGCGGCTGCGCGACTACGACGGCGGCCCCTTCACGTTCATGACCCCGGCCATGGTCGAGGAGTACGACCCCGAGGAGGCGCCCCGGCGCCTGGCCGACCGGATGCACCACCGGCCCGAGCGCGGCGAGTCCCTGGCCGACGTCCTGCTGCGGCTGCGCTCGTTCCTGCGGGACCTGTGCGCGGAGTACCCGGGCGAGCGGGTGCTGCTGTTCGCCCACGAGCCCGTCGTGGTCCTGCTCCGGGGGATCCTGGAGGACCTGGAGGAGGACGAGGTGTGGCGGACGAGCCGACGGGAGCCCGCGGCGGCGGCCTCGGTCAGCCGCTGGACGGCCGACGCCGGGGGAGACCTGCGGCCCGACGGCTACGGAGCCGTGGGGCACCTGTCGGGGGTGTCGGCGGGGGAGTGA
- a CDS encoding LuxR C-terminal-related transcriptional regulator → MEQATLVRRTADEQGTLQTREHRENVVPLQARPHETAVSSPYAPVELNHEELELLAEIATGVTTEVAARHLELSARTLRRRIRNICDVLGVNTPIEAVVWAARRQLI, encoded by the coding sequence GTGGAACAGGCCACACTCGTACGACGTACCGCTGATGAGCAGGGCACCCTTCAGACCAGGGAGCACCGGGAGAACGTGGTCCCCCTGCAGGCCCGCCCGCACGAGACGGCTGTGAGCAGCCCCTACGCGCCGGTGGAACTGAACCACGAGGAACTCGAACTGCTCGCTGAGATCGCCACCGGTGTCACCACGGAGGTGGCGGCCCGGCACCTCGAACTCAGCGCGCGCACCCTGCGTCGCCGCATCCGCAACATCTGCGACGTGCTCGGCGTGAACACGCCCATCGAGGCGGTCGTCTGGGCCGCGCGGCGCCAGCTCATCTGA
- a CDS encoding HhH-GPD family protein produces the protein MSDNPYSTPVLAWYESHARDLPWRRPDASPWSILVSEIMLQQTPVVRVLPAWNAWMERWPTPADLAREPSGEAVRMWNRLGYPRRALRLHACAVAITEEHGGRVPEDHATLLSLPGVGSYTAAAVASFAFGQRHAILDTNVRRVLARAETGVQYPPKTQTKAETALAESLLPSAPSVAARWGVAVMELGALVCTARTPACADCPIAHQCAWRLAGKPAYDGPPRRGQTYAGTDRQVRGRLLAVLRDSAHPVPKGALDVVWDDHVQRERALDALVSDGLVDPLDDGRYALPG, from the coding sequence ATGAGCGATAACCCTTACAGCACCCCGGTTCTGGCGTGGTACGAGAGCCACGCCCGCGACCTCCCCTGGCGACGGCCCGACGCCTCACCGTGGTCGATCCTGGTCAGCGAGATCATGCTCCAGCAGACGCCCGTGGTGCGTGTCCTGCCCGCCTGGAACGCCTGGATGGAGCGCTGGCCCACCCCGGCCGACCTGGCACGGGAGCCCTCCGGTGAGGCTGTGCGCATGTGGAACCGGCTCGGCTACCCGCGCAGGGCGCTGCGCCTGCACGCGTGCGCGGTGGCGATCACCGAGGAACACGGCGGGCGGGTCCCCGAGGACCACGCCACCCTGCTGTCCCTGCCGGGCGTGGGCTCCTACACCGCGGCGGCGGTGGCGAGCTTCGCCTTCGGTCAGCGGCACGCCATTCTGGACACGAACGTTCGACGTGTCCTGGCGAGAGCCGAAACCGGGGTCCAGTACCCGCCGAAAACCCAGACGAAGGCGGAGACCGCCCTCGCCGAGTCCCTGCTGCCGTCCGCGCCCTCGGTGGCCGCCCGCTGGGGCGTGGCCGTCATGGAGCTGGGGGCGCTGGTGTGCACCGCGCGCACGCCCGCGTGCGCGGACTGCCCGATCGCCCACCAGTGCGCCTGGCGGCTCGCGGGCAAGCCCGCCTACGACGGTCCGCCCCGGCGCGGCCAGACCTACGCGGGCACCGACCGGCAGGTGCGCGGACGGCTGCTGGCGGTGCTGCGCGACTCCGCCCACCCGGTGCCCAAGGGCGCGCTGGACGTGGTCTGGGACGACCACGTCCAGCGCGAGCGGGCCCTGGACGCGCTGGTGTCCGACGGCCTGGTGGACCCCCTGGACGACGGCCGGTACGCCCTGCCGGGCTGA
- a CDS encoding SSI family serine proteinase inhibitor, which translates to MNRIVPALAAAPVLALALAAPAHAAEAAQTGESGYILRVHGLTTGETREVTLVCSPVAAGTHPRAAEACEAIAEAGSLAAVEGQERPCTFIYDPVVAVAYGTEDYREEFSNECVLLSEKGVVFDF; encoded by the coding sequence GTGAATCGCATCGTCCCGGCCCTGGCCGCCGCTCCCGTCCTCGCCCTGGCGCTCGCCGCGCCCGCGCACGCCGCCGAGGCGGCGCAGACCGGTGAGAGCGGCTACATCCTGCGCGTCCACGGCCTCACCACCGGCGAGACGCGTGAGGTCACCCTGGTGTGCTCCCCCGTCGCCGCGGGCACGCACCCCAGAGCCGCCGAGGCCTGCGAGGCCATCGCCGAAGCCGGTTCGCTGGCGGCGGTCGAGGGTCAGGAGCGGCCCTGCACGTTCATCTACGACCCGGTGGTCGCCGTGGCCTACGGCACCGAGGACTACCGCGAGGAGTTCTCCAACGAGTGCGTACTCCTGAGCGAGAAGGGTGTGGTCTTCGACTTCTGA
- a CDS encoding amino-acid N-acetyltransferase — MPVRHVHVRRARTRDVAAVRRLVDAYTVDRRVLSKSTVNLYEDVQEFWVAEAEVVPDGSGPASPHAAPPPDAPAPGAERADPPDAGAEYRVVGCGALHVLWEDLAEVRTVAVDPSLRGFGVGHRIVSALLDTARELGVRRVFCLTFETGFFAKHGFARIQGTPVSPRVYEELLRSYDEGVAEFLDLERVKPNTLGNTRMLVHLDAATRTTRT; from the coding sequence ATGCCCGTTCGCCATGTTCACGTGCGCCGCGCCAGGACGCGCGACGTCGCCGCCGTCCGACGCCTCGTCGACGCCTACACCGTCGACCGGCGCGTGCTCTCCAAGAGCACCGTCAACCTCTACGAGGACGTCCAGGAGTTCTGGGTGGCCGAGGCCGAGGTGGTCCCCGACGGCTCCGGCCCCGCCTCCCCGCACGCCGCGCCCCCTCCCGACGCCCCCGCGCCCGGAGCGGAGCGCGCCGATCCTCCCGACGCCGGGGCCGAGTACCGCGTGGTGGGCTGCGGAGCGCTGCACGTGCTCTGGGAGGACCTGGCGGAGGTGCGCACCGTCGCCGTGGACCCCTCCCTGCGCGGGTTCGGCGTCGGACACCGGATCGTGTCCGCGCTGCTGGACACCGCACGGGAGTTGGGCGTGCGCCGTGTGTTCTGCCTGACATTCGAGACCGGTTTCTTCGCCAAACACGGCTTTGCCCGGATCCAGGGCACGCCGGTCTCCCCCCGTGTGTACGAGGAACTCCTGCGTTCCTATGACGAGGGCGTCGCCGAATTTCTCGACTTGGAGCGGGTTAAGCCCAACACCCTCGGGAACACCCGCATGCTTGTGCACCTCGACGCGGCAACGCGAACCACCCGGACCTAA
- a CDS encoding ATP-dependent Clp protease ATP-binding subunit produces the protein MFERFTDRARRVVVLAQEEARMLNHNYIGTEHILLGLIHEGEGVAAKALESLGISLEAVRQQVEEIIGQGQQAPSGHIPFTPRAKKVLELSLREALQLGHNYIGTEHILLGLIREGEGVAAQVLVKLGADLNRVRQQVIQLLHGYQGKEPQATGASSESTPSTSLVLDQFGRNLTQAARESKLDPVIGRDKEIERVMQVLSRRTKNNPVLIGEPGVGKTAVVEGLAQKIVKGEIPETLKDKQLYTLDLGALVAGSRYRGDFEERLKKVLKEIRTRGDIILFIDELHTLVGAGAAEGAIDAASILKPMLARGELQTIGATTLDEYRKYLEKDAALERRFQPIQVDEPTIKHAIEILKGLRDRYEAHHRVSITDSALVAAAQLADRYISDRFLPDKAIDLIDEAGSRMRIRRMTAPPDLREFDEKIAGVRRDKESAIDAQDFEKAASLRDDEKQLLGKKAQREKEWKAGDMDVVAEVDEELIAEVLAASTGIPVFKLTEEESSRLLRMEDELHRRVIGQEDAIKALSQAIRRTRAGLKDPKRPGGSFIFAGPSGVGKTELSKTLAEFLFGDEDALIQLDMSEFMEKHTVSRLFGSPPGYVGYEEGGQLTEKVRRKPFSVVLFDEIEKAHNDIFNSLLQVLEEGRLTDAQGRNVDFKNTVIIMTTNLGTRDISKGQAMGFAKEDDAQTNYERMKAKVSEELKTNFRPEFLNRVDDIIVFHQLTEKEIFQIVDLMITSLDSRLKERDMGIELRPKAKQILSERGFDPVLGARPLRRTIQREIEDQLSEKILFGDLKAGQIVVIDAEGEGTDAKFTFKGVPKPAAVPDTPEVEESAAGKRE, from the coding sequence ATGTTCGAGAGGTTTACCGACCGCGCGCGGCGAGTGGTGGTTCTGGCCCAGGAAGAGGCCAGGATGCTCAACCACAACTACATCGGTACGGAGCACATCCTGCTCGGTCTCATCCACGAGGGTGAGGGCGTCGCCGCCAAGGCTCTGGAGAGCCTTGGTATCAGCCTCGAAGCGGTTCGGCAGCAGGTTGAGGAGATCATCGGCCAGGGGCAGCAGGCCCCGTCGGGGCACATCCCGTTCACCCCGAGAGCCAAGAAGGTCCTGGAGCTGTCGCTGCGCGAGGCGCTTCAGCTGGGCCACAACTACATCGGTACCGAGCACATACTGCTGGGCCTGATCCGCGAGGGCGAGGGCGTCGCCGCCCAGGTCCTGGTCAAGCTGGGCGCGGACCTCAACCGCGTGCGCCAGCAGGTCATCCAGCTGCTGCACGGCTACCAGGGCAAGGAACCGCAGGCCACCGGCGCCTCGTCGGAGTCCACCCCCTCCACCTCGCTGGTGCTGGACCAGTTCGGCCGCAACCTGACCCAGGCCGCCCGGGAGAGCAAGCTCGACCCGGTCATCGGCAGGGACAAGGAGATCGAGCGGGTCATGCAGGTCCTGTCCCGCAGGACCAAGAACAACCCGGTCCTGATCGGTGAGCCCGGCGTCGGCAAGACGGCCGTGGTCGAGGGTCTGGCCCAGAAGATCGTCAAGGGCGAGATCCCCGAGACGCTCAAGGACAAGCAGCTGTACACGCTGGACCTGGGCGCGCTGGTCGCGGGCAGCCGCTACCGCGGTGACTTCGAGGAGCGCCTCAAGAAGGTGCTCAAGGAGATCCGCACCCGCGGCGACATCATCCTGTTCATCGACGAGCTGCACACGCTGGTCGGCGCGGGCGCGGCTGAGGGCGCCATAGACGCCGCCTCCATCCTCAAGCCCATGCTGGCCCGGGGTGAGCTCCAGACCATCGGCGCGACCACGCTGGACGAGTACCGCAAGTACCTGGAGAAGGACGCCGCGCTGGAGCGCCGCTTCCAGCCCATCCAGGTGGACGAGCCGACCATCAAGCACGCCATCGAGATCCTCAAGGGCCTGCGCGACCGCTACGAGGCCCACCACCGGGTCTCCATCACCGACAGCGCTCTGGTGGCCGCCGCGCAGCTGGCCGACCGCTACATCAGCGACCGGTTCCTGCCCGACAAGGCGATCGACCTCATCGACGAGGCCGGCTCGCGGATGCGCATCCGCCGGATGACCGCTCCGCCGGACCTGCGCGAGTTCGACGAGAAGATCGCCGGGGTGCGCCGCGACAAGGAGTCCGCGATCGACGCGCAGGACTTCGAGAAGGCGGCGTCGCTGCGCGACGACGAGAAGCAGCTCCTGGGCAAGAAGGCGCAGCGGGAGAAGGAGTGGAAGGCCGGCGACATGGACGTCGTGGCCGAGGTGGACGAGGAGCTCATCGCCGAGGTCCTGGCCGCCTCCACCGGCATCCCGGTCTTCAAGCTCACCGAGGAGGAGTCCTCCCGGCTGCTGCGCATGGAGGACGAGCTGCACCGGCGCGTCATCGGCCAGGAGGACGCCATCAAGGCGCTCTCCCAGGCGATCCGCCGTACCCGCGCCGGGCTCAAGGACCCCAAGCGCCCGGGTGGTTCGTTCATCTTCGCCGGCCCGTCCGGTGTGGGTAAGACCGAGCTGTCCAAGACGCTGGCCGAGTTCCTGTTCGGGGACGAGGACGCGCTGATCCAGCTGGACATGTCCGAGTTCATGGAGAAGCACACCGTCTCGCGGCTGTTCGGCTCCCCGCCCGGATACGTGGGCTACGAGGAGGGCGGCCAGCTCACCGAGAAGGTGCGCCGCAAGCCGTTCTCCGTGGTGCTCTTCGACGAGATCGAGAAGGCCCACAACGACATCTTCAACTCGCTGCTCCAGGTGCTGGAGGAGGGACGTCTCACCGACGCCCAGGGTCGCAACGTCGACTTCAAGAACACGGTCATCATCATGACGACCAACCTGGGTACCCGGGACATCTCCAAGGGGCAGGCCATGGGCTTCGCCAAGGAGGACGACGCCCAGACCAACTACGAGCGGATGAAGGCCAAGGTCAGCGAGGAGCTCAAGACCAACTTCCGGCCCGAGTTCCTCAACCGTGTGGACGACATCATCGTCTTCCACCAGCTGACGGAGAAGGAGATCTTCCAGATCGTGGATCTGATGATCACGAGCCTGGACAGCCGTCTCAAGGAGCGGGACATGGGGATCGAGCTGCGGCCCAAGGCCAAGCAGATCCTCTCCGAGCGCGGGTTCGACCCCGTGCTGGGCGCCCGTCCGCTGCGCCGGACGATCCAGCGGGAGATCGAGGACCAGCTGTCCGAGAAGATCCTGTTCGGCGACCTCAAGGCGGGTCAGATCGTGGTGATCGACGCCGAGGGCGAGGGCACGGACGCCAAGTTCACCTTCAAGGGCGTGCCCAAGCCGGCCGCGGTGCCGGACACGCCCGAGGTCGAGGAGTCGGCCGCGGGCAAGCGGGAGTAG
- the radA gene encoding DNA repair protein RadA, translated as MAKAAKTTFRCAECGWSTLKWVGRCGECQAWGTVEEAGAPAPSAVAPAPVTSRARPITEISVESAEAVPTGVDELDRVLGGGAVPGGVVLLAGEPGVGKSTLLLEVAAMRAAEGPVLYVTGEESAGQVRLRAERLGALSDKLYLAAETSIAALASHVDAVGPRLLIVDSVQTMVSPDASGVPGGVTQIRQVTGALIQIAKERGIATVLVGHVTKDGSIAGPRMLEHLVDVVLHFEGERHSQLRLLRAVKNRYGPTDEIGCFELTESGIVGLPDPSGLFLTERTDPVPGTCVTVTLEGRRPLITEVQALVAPTPLPAPRRATSGLDTSRVNMILAVLEKRTGMKLANMDVYASTVGGVKLTEPAVDLALAMAAASSNNDVALPVGFIAIGEVGLAGDVRTVSGVRRRVAEAQRLGFTEAVVPKHFGDPVPGIRVHEVEELSEALSRVARRSRRARAPRDGD; from the coding sequence ATGGCGAAGGCAGCGAAGACCACGTTCCGGTGCGCGGAGTGCGGATGGAGCACCCTCAAGTGGGTGGGCCGCTGCGGCGAGTGCCAGGCCTGGGGCACGGTCGAGGAGGCGGGCGCCCCCGCGCCCTCCGCCGTCGCGCCCGCGCCCGTCACCTCCCGGGCCCGGCCCATCACCGAGATCAGCGTGGAGAGCGCCGAGGCCGTCCCCACCGGCGTCGACGAGCTCGACCGGGTCCTGGGCGGCGGCGCGGTCCCGGGCGGCGTGGTGCTGCTCGCCGGTGAGCCCGGCGTGGGCAAGTCCACCCTCCTGCTGGAGGTCGCCGCGATGCGCGCGGCCGAGGGCCCCGTGCTGTACGTGACCGGGGAGGAGTCGGCCGGGCAGGTGCGGCTGCGCGCCGAGCGGCTCGGCGCGCTCTCCGACAAGCTCTACCTGGCCGCCGAGACCTCCATCGCCGCCCTGGCCAGCCACGTGGACGCGGTCGGCCCCCGGCTGCTCATCGTGGACTCGGTGCAGACCATGGTCTCCCCCGACGCCAGCGGCGTCCCGGGCGGCGTCACCCAGATCCGCCAGGTGACCGGCGCGCTGATCCAGATCGCCAAGGAGCGGGGGATCGCCACCGTGCTCGTCGGACACGTCACCAAGGACGGGTCCATCGCCGGTCCGCGGATGCTGGAGCACCTGGTGGACGTGGTGCTGCACTTCGAGGGCGAGCGCCACTCCCAGCTGCGGCTGCTGCGCGCGGTCAAGAACCGCTACGGGCCCACCGACGAGATCGGCTGCTTCGAGCTGACCGAGTCCGGCATCGTCGGCCTGCCCGACCCGAGCGGGCTGTTCCTCACCGAGCGCACCGACCCGGTGCCGGGCACGTGCGTCACCGTCACCCTGGAGGGGCGGCGGCCGCTCATCACCGAGGTCCAGGCCCTGGTCGCGCCGACCCCGCTGCCCGCGCCGCGCCGGGCCACCTCGGGCCTGGACACCTCGCGGGTGAACATGATCCTGGCGGTGCTGGAGAAGCGCACGGGCATGAAGCTGGCCAACATGGACGTGTACGCCTCCACCGTGGGCGGTGTGAAGCTGACCGAGCCCGCCGTGGACCTGGCGCTGGCCATGGCGGCGGCCAGCTCCAACAACGACGTCGCGCTGCCCGTCGGCTTCATCGCGATCGGCGAGGTGGGCCTGGCGGGCGACGTGCGCACCGTGAGCGGCGTGCGGCGCCGGGTGGCGGAGGCGCAGCGGCTCGGCTTCACCGAGGCGGTCGTGCCCAAGCACTTCGGCGACCCGGTGCCGGGCATCCGCGTCCACGAGGTGGAGGAGCTGAGCGAGGCCCTGAGCCGGGTGGCCCGGCGGTCGCGGCGGGCCCGCGCCCCCCGTGACGGGGACTGA
- a CDS encoding histone-like nucleoid-structuring protein Lsr2, with protein sequence MAQKVQVFLVDDLDGGEAEETVTFGLDGSVYEIDLSAGNAAKLREALTPFVDAARKAPAKASRSAGRRTGSRNAPSRERSAEIRAWAKAAGKPVNERGRIPAAIVAEYEAIKG encoded by the coding sequence ATGGCACAGAAGGTCCAGGTTTTCCTGGTCGACGACCTCGACGGCGGCGAGGCCGAGGAGACGGTGACGTTCGGTCTGGACGGCTCCGTGTACGAAATCGACCTCAGCGCGGGTAATGCGGCCAAGCTCCGTGAGGCCCTTACTCCGTTCGTCGACGCCGCCCGCAAGGCTCCGGCCAAGGCGTCCCGCAGCGCGGGCCGCCGCACCGGCAGCCGGAATGCTCCCAGCCGTGAGCGCAGCGCCGAGATTCGCGCCTGGGCGAAGGCCGCGGGCAAGCCCGTCAATGAGCGCGGCCGTATCCCCGCGGCGATCGTCGCCGAATATGAGGCCATCAAGGGCTAG
- the lysX gene encoding bifunctional lysylphosphatidylglycerol synthetase/lysine--tRNA ligase LysX, with amino-acid sequence MPLPRDGTPTTGARPVPADADRSGRTAAAGRIVRVNDAHDDTYDDLPEQMRVRRQKLDRLREEGTDPFPVTFPRSTSIGAVRDKHQGLEPDTRTGAEVSVAGRVMLYRTGGKLCFATLRDETGDIQIMLSLDQVGRERLDAWKADVDLGDHVGVEGEVITSRRGELSILVTSWTLTAKCLRPLPEKHKGLTDPEARVRQRYVDLIVNPESQQMVRRRSAAIRAIREGLASRDFVEVETPMLMRVHGGATARPFTTHINAYDMDLYLRIAPELSLKRLVVGGLEKVFEVNRNFRNEGADSTHNPEFTMLEFYQAYADYNVMADLTRELIQEAARAVFGSTVVERDGRTYDLGGEWPQVTLYGAVSEALGAEVDPRTPIDEVRRLADSRGVEYDPSWGQGKLVEHVFEELVEHTLVQPTFVRDFPVETSPLTRQHREDPLLTEKWDLIGFGMEMGTGYSELVDPVEQRERLTRQSLMAAEGDPEAMQLDEDFLRALEYGMPPTGGVGVGIDRLLMAFTGKNIRETVLFPLVKPSGD; translated from the coding sequence GTGCCCCTACCCCGGGACGGGACCCCGACCACCGGAGCGCGCCCCGTTCCCGCGGACGCCGACCGGTCGGGCCGGACCGCGGCCGCCGGTAGGATCGTGCGCGTGAATGACGCGCACGACGACACCTACGACGACCTGCCCGAACAGATGCGGGTCCGGCGCCAGAAGCTGGACCGGCTGCGGGAGGAGGGCACCGACCCCTTTCCCGTGACCTTCCCGCGGTCCACGTCGATCGGGGCCGTGCGCGACAAACACCAGGGACTGGAGCCGGACACCCGCACGGGCGCGGAGGTCTCCGTCGCCGGACGCGTCATGCTCTACCGCACCGGCGGCAAGCTGTGCTTCGCCACCCTGCGCGACGAGACCGGCGACATCCAGATCATGCTGTCCCTGGACCAGGTGGGCCGGGAGCGCCTGGACGCCTGGAAGGCCGACGTCGACCTCGGCGACCACGTGGGCGTGGAGGGCGAGGTCATCACCTCCCGTCGCGGTGAGCTGTCGATCCTGGTGACCTCCTGGACGCTGACCGCCAAGTGCCTGCGCCCGCTCCCGGAGAAGCACAAGGGCCTGACCGACCCCGAGGCCCGGGTCCGCCAGCGCTACGTCGACCTCATCGTCAACCCCGAGTCCCAGCAGATGGTGCGCCGCCGCTCGGCCGCCATCCGCGCGATCCGGGAGGGGCTCGCCTCCCGCGACTTCGTCGAGGTCGAGACGCCCATGCTGATGCGGGTGCACGGCGGCGCCACGGCGCGCCCCTTCACCACCCACATCAACGCCTACGACATGGACCTGTACCTGCGCATCGCCCCCGAGCTGTCCCTCAAGCGGCTGGTCGTGGGCGGTCTGGAGAAGGTCTTCGAGGTCAACCGCAACTTCCGCAACGAGGGCGCGGACTCCACGCACAACCCCGAGTTCACGATGCTGGAGTTCTACCAGGCCTACGCCGACTACAACGTCATGGCCGACCTGACCCGCGAACTCATCCAGGAGGCGGCGCGCGCCGTGTTCGGCTCGACGGTGGTCGAGCGGGACGGGCGCACCTACGACCTGGGCGGGGAGTGGCCGCAGGTCACCCTGTACGGGGCGGTGTCCGAGGCGCTGGGGGCCGAGGTCGACCCGCGCACGCCGATCGACGAGGTCCGCCGCCTGGCCGACTCCCGGGGAGTGGAGTACGACCCCTCCTGGGGACAGGGCAAGCTCGTGGAGCACGTCTTCGAGGAGCTGGTGGAGCACACGCTGGTCCAGCCCACCTTCGTGCGCGACTTCCCGGTGGAGACCAGCCCGCTCACCCGGCAGCACCGCGAGGACCCGCTGCTCACCGAGAAGTGGGACCTCATCGGGTTCGGCATGGAGATGGGCACGGGCTACTCGGAGCTGGTCGACCCGGTCGAGCAGCGCGAGCGCCTCACCCGGCAGTCGCTGATGGCCGCGGAGGGCGACCCCGAGGCGATGCAGCTGGACGAGGACTTCCTGCGGGCCCTGGAGTACGGAATGCCGCCGACCGGCGGTGTGGGCGTCGGTATCGACCGCCTCCTCATGGCCTTCACCGGAAAGAACATCCGGGAAACTGTCCTTTTCCCGCTCGTGAAGCCTTCCGGGGATTGA